One genomic segment of Anguilla anguilla isolate fAngAng1 chromosome 2, fAngAng1.pri, whole genome shotgun sequence includes these proteins:
- the LOC118220433 gene encoding beta-1,3-galactosyltransferase 1-like: MLLCVGLLLMSYVSSDPWCATVQGRAWWCWRVGEGMASASSFSYWSNTACTTPNTTRTAPNTTRATPNATHTAPNTTRTTPNTTCTAPNTTHATPTTRTTPNITRATPNTTRTELNTTRTTPNTITPLMGAVPHLTQPIPWKPPGPFEVAYPHLYHFILDQPDKCQGLDPFLVLMVPVAPWNREARDAVRATWGNQSLVSGVTIRRLFILGLADRTGLQEELFRESSEHHDLLQGDFLDSYRNLTIKTMLMMEWLVAHCPNAAYAAKVDTDMFLNMKLLIRLLDPHASRPKHNYITGAIITGGVVRRDKGSRWYMPPEVYPNPTYPLYISGNAYAFSMDLPGKILEASRVVKPIYLEDVYLGMCLEHLGLEPTPLPDPGLFHLWPLPYSRCHYTNIVSVTGMKPHQLLLYWADFHKAGPPCPHNPQTPP, encoded by the coding sequence aTGCTGCTGTGCGTGGGGCTCCTGCTGATGAGCTATGTCAGCTCAGACCCCTGGTGTGCCACTGTGCAGGGCAGGGCCTGGTGGTGCTGGAGGGTGGGTGAAGGCATGGCCTCTGCTTCCTCTTTCAGCTACTGGAGCAACACTGCCTGTACTACACCCAACACCACCCGCACTGCACCCAACACCACCCGTGCTACACCCAACGCCACCCACACAGCACCCAACACCACCCGCACTACACCAAACACCACCTGCACTGCACCCAACACCACCCATGCTACACCCACCACCCGCACTACACCCAACATCACCCGTGCTACACCCAACACCACCCGCACTGAACTCAACACCACCCGCACTACACCCAACACGATTACACCCTTGATGGGTGCAGTCCCCCACCTCACCCAGCCCATACCCTGGAAGCCGCCAGGCCCCTTTGAGGTTGCATACCCTCACCTGTATCACTTTATCCTGGACCAGCCAGATAAGTGCCAGGGCCTGGACCCCTTCCTGGTGCTGATGGTGCCGGTGGCACCCTGGAACAGAGAAGCACGGGATGCAGTCCGCGCTACCTGGGGGAACCAGAGCCTGGTGTCGGGTGTGACCATCCGCCGGCTCTTCATTCTGGGGCTAGCGGACAGGACGGGGCTCCAAGAGGAGCTTTTCCGAGAGAGCTCTGAGCACCACGACCTGCTGCAGGGTGACTTCCTGGACAGCTACCGCAACCTGACCATCAAGACCATGCTGATGATGGAGTGGCTGGTGGCCCACTGCCCAAATGCAGCCTATGCCGCCAAGGTAGACACAGACATGTTCCTCAACATGAAGCTCCTTATCCGCCTTCTGGACCCACATGCCTCCCGGCCCAAACATAACTACATCACCGGCGCCATTATCACCGGTGGTGTGGTCCGCCGCGACAAGGGCTCCAGATGGTACATGCCCCCAGAAGTGTACCCCAACCCCACATACCCACTGTACATCTCGGGGAATGCCTACGCCTTTTCCATGGACCTTCCTGGAAAAATTCTGGAAGCTTCCAGAGTGGTGAAACCCATCTACCTGGAGGACGTATACCTGGGCATGTGCCTGGAGCACCTGGGACTGGAACCCACACCCCTGCCGGACCCGGGGCTGTTCCacctgtggcccctcccctACAGCCGCTGCCATTACACCAACATCGTCTCAGTTACTGGGATGAAGCctcaccagctgcttctgtaCTGGGCCGACTTCCACAAAGCAGGgccaccctgcccccacaacCCACAGACACCCCCATAa
- the LOC118221332 gene encoding PDZ domain-containing protein GIPC1-like isoform X1 translates to MPLGLGRRKKATPLVENEEAEPVRAGLTVAGLEGGAGDVDSLQGLPPPPANLRPRLVFHTQLAHGSPTGRIEGFSNVRELYAKIGQAFGIPPTEVMFCTLNTHKVDMEKLLGGQIGLEDFIFAHVKGQRKEVDVFKGEDALGLTITDNGAGYAFIKRIREGSVIDGIQVINVGDMIESINGHVLIGCRHYEVAKMLKELPKGRDFCLRLVEPLKAFDMIGQRGAGRSASGVQMGTGRGTLRLRAKGPATVQELPSAFEEKAIEKVDDLLENYMGIRDSELAASMVELGRDKRNPDEFAEALDESLGDFAFPDEFVFDVWGAIGDAKVGRV, encoded by the exons aTGCCTCTGGGCCTGGGCCGCAGGAAGAAGGCTACTCCACTGGTGGAGAatgaggaggcggagcctgtgcGGGCGGGGCTGACTGTGGCCGGGCTGGAGGGCGGGGCAGGTGATGTGGACTCGCTGCAAggcctgcccccgccccccgccaatCTGCGGCCACGCCTGGTCTTCCACACACAGCTGGCGCATGGCAGCCCCACCGGCCGCATCGAGGGCTTCAGCAACGTGCGCGAGCTCTACGCCAAGATCGGCCAGGCTTTCGGCATCCCGCCAACAGAG GTGATGTTCTGTACGCTGAATACCCATAAGGTGGACATGGAGAAGCTGCTGGGGGGGCAGATTGGCCTGGAGGACTTCATCTTTGCCCATGTGAAGGGGCAGAGGAAGGAAGTGGATGTGTTTAAGGGTGAGGACGCGCTCGGGCTGACCATCACCGACAACGGAGCCGGATACGCCTTCATCAAA AGAATACGAGAAGGAAGCGTAATAGACGGAATCCAGGTAATAAATGTAGGGGACATGATCGAATCCATCAACGGGCacgttctgattggctgccggcACTACGAGGTTGCCAAGATGCTGAAGGAGCTGCCCAAGGGGCGGGACTTCTGCCTCAGGCTGGTGGAGCCGTTGAAGGCctttg atatgATCGGTCAGCGTGGGGCGGGGCGCTCAGCCTCTGGGGTCCAGATGGGGACAGGAAGAGGGACGCTACGCCTGCGGGCCAAAGGCCCCGCCACTGTGCAGGAACTG CCATCTGCATTTGAGGAGAAGGCCATTGAAAAGGTGGATGACCTGCTGGAGAATTACATGGGAATCCGGGACAGCGAACtag CTGCCTCCATGGTGGAGCTGGGGAGAGACAAGCGGAACCCAGATGAGTTTGCCGAGGCTCTGGATGAGTCGCTTGGCGACTTTGCTTTCCCCGACGAGTTTGTGTTTGACGTCTGGGGTGCCATTGGTGACGCCAAGGTGGGACGCGTGTGA
- the LOC118221332 gene encoding PDZ domain-containing protein GIPC1-like isoform X2: MFCTLNTHKVDMEKLLGGQIGLEDFIFAHVKGQRKEVDVFKGEDALGLTITDNGAGYAFIKRIREGSVIDGIQVINVGDMIESINGHVLIGCRHYEVAKMLKELPKGRDFCLRLVEPLKAFDMIGQRGAGRSASGVQMGTGRGTLRLRAKGPATVQELPSAFEEKAIEKVDDLLENYMGIRDSELAASMVELGRDKRNPDEFAEALDESLGDFAFPDEFVFDVWGAIGDAKVGRV, from the exons ATGTTCTGTACGCTGAATACCCATAAGGTGGACATGGAGAAGCTGCTGGGGGGGCAGATTGGCCTGGAGGACTTCATCTTTGCCCATGTGAAGGGGCAGAGGAAGGAAGTGGATGTGTTTAAGGGTGAGGACGCGCTCGGGCTGACCATCACCGACAACGGAGCCGGATACGCCTTCATCAAA AGAATACGAGAAGGAAGCGTAATAGACGGAATCCAGGTAATAAATGTAGGGGACATGATCGAATCCATCAACGGGCacgttctgattggctgccggcACTACGAGGTTGCCAAGATGCTGAAGGAGCTGCCCAAGGGGCGGGACTTCTGCCTCAGGCTGGTGGAGCCGTTGAAGGCctttg atatgATCGGTCAGCGTGGGGCGGGGCGCTCAGCCTCTGGGGTCCAGATGGGGACAGGAAGAGGGACGCTACGCCTGCGGGCCAAAGGCCCCGCCACTGTGCAGGAACTG CCATCTGCATTTGAGGAGAAGGCCATTGAAAAGGTGGATGACCTGCTGGAGAATTACATGGGAATCCGGGACAGCGAACtag CTGCCTCCATGGTGGAGCTGGGGAGAGACAAGCGGAACCCAGATGAGTTTGCCGAGGCTCTGGATGAGTCGCTTGGCGACTTTGCTTTCCCCGACGAGTTTGTGTTTGACGTCTGGGGTGCCATTGGTGACGCCAAGGTGGGACGCGTGTGA